A window from Actinomycetospora corticicola encodes these proteins:
- a CDS encoding patatin-like phospholipase family protein produces the protein MPRVAIACQGGGSQTAFTAGVLRPLLRSPDVEPVAFTGTSGGAICALLAWYGWRTGGPRRAVELLDGFWRDNAATSPLDAVSNAVGVGLLRLRDLGVLPLPAFDPYRFPEIARGRLQDLLERWVDFRLLAALPRNEGPVLQIGAVEVRSGAFRRFDSRRGEITVETVLASAAIPTLFRAVDTGDGVYWDGVFSENPPVRDLPALAPDALWIVQLFPQRIDVEPRTPGAIADRRAELTANLSLEQEIDAIQKINEFVRAGYLDGAGYREVGIERIQLDRRLDSASAADRSPAFLEGLIADGVQAGEAFLARSVPAAVRATGT, from the coding sequence GTGCCCCGAGTCGCCATCGCCTGTCAGGGCGGCGGCAGCCAGACGGCGTTCACCGCCGGCGTGCTGCGGCCGTTGCTGCGCTCCCCCGACGTCGAGCCCGTCGCCTTCACCGGGACCTCCGGCGGCGCGATCTGCGCCCTGCTCGCCTGGTACGGCTGGCGCACCGGCGGGCCGCGCCGGGCCGTCGAGCTGCTGGACGGCTTCTGGCGGGACAACGCGGCCACGTCCCCGCTCGACGCGGTGTCCAACGCCGTCGGGGTGGGCCTGCTCCGACTGCGCGACCTCGGGGTGCTGCCGCTGCCCGCGTTCGACCCGTACCGGTTCCCGGAGATCGCCCGCGGCCGGCTGCAGGACCTCCTCGAACGGTGGGTGGACTTCCGACTGCTCGCCGCGCTGCCCCGGAACGAGGGCCCCGTCCTGCAGATCGGGGCCGTCGAGGTGCGCAGCGGCGCGTTCCGGCGCTTCGACTCCCGGCGCGGGGAGATCACCGTGGAGACGGTGCTCGCGAGCGCCGCGATCCCGACCCTCTTCCGCGCCGTCGACACCGGCGACGGCGTGTACTGGGACGGCGTGTTCTCGGAGAACCCGCCGGTGCGCGACCTCCCGGCCCTCGCCCCGGACGCCCTCTGGATCGTCCAGCTCTTCCCGCAGCGCATCGACGTCGAGCCCCGGACGCCGGGCGCGATCGCCGACCGGCGCGCGGAGCTGACCGCGAACCTGTCGCTGGAGCAGGAGATCGACGCGATCCAGAAGATCAACGAGTTCGTCCGCGCGGGCTACCTCGACGGGGCCGGGTACCGCGAGGTGGGCATCGAGCGCATCCAGCTCGACCGGCGGCTCGACTCGGCGTCGGCGGCCGACCGGTCGCCGGCCTTCCTGGAGGGGCTGATCGCCGACGGAGTGCAGGCCGGGGAGGCGTTCCTGGCGCGCTCCGTCCCTGCGGCCGTCCGCGCGACCGGGACCTGA
- a CDS encoding SDR family NAD(P)-dependent oxidoreductase, with the protein MGITTAFDARSTALEVVEGVDLTGRTAVVTGAASGIGVETARALAAAGATVTVAARSVEAAERTVEDIRSTTGNPYVQAARLDLTDLDSVRAFVDAWSGPLHLLVNNAGVMDTPETTTAYGWELQFATNHLGHMALTLGLHDALAAAGDARVVVVSSSGHGSSPVVFDDLFFERRAYDPGLAYGQSKTANVLFAVELTRRWAADGITANALMPGGIWTGLQKHWDPQVIEELSVTAASIMKTPEQGAATSVLLAASPELAGVGGRYFEDCHEAEVVDEIQDGIHGVRAYALDPEAAERLWDVSLALLEKAGWDIRG; encoded by the coding sequence ATGGGCATCACGACGGCGTTCGACGCCCGCAGCACCGCCCTGGAGGTCGTCGAGGGCGTCGACCTCACCGGCCGCACGGCCGTCGTCACCGGCGCCGCCTCGGGCATCGGGGTGGAGACGGCGCGGGCGCTGGCGGCGGCGGGCGCGACGGTGACGGTGGCGGCGCGGTCGGTCGAGGCCGCGGAGCGGACGGTCGAGGACATCCGGTCGACCACCGGCAACCCGTACGTGCAGGCCGCCCGGCTCGACCTCACCGACCTGGACTCGGTCCGCGCCTTCGTCGACGCCTGGAGCGGCCCGCTGCACCTGCTCGTGAACAACGCGGGGGTGATGGACACCCCGGAGACCACCACCGCCTACGGCTGGGAACTGCAGTTCGCGACCAACCACCTCGGACACATGGCCCTCACCCTCGGGCTGCACGACGCGCTCGCGGCCGCGGGCGACGCCCGGGTGGTGGTCGTGTCCTCCAGCGGCCACGGCAGCTCGCCCGTGGTGTTCGACGACCTCTTCTTCGAGCGCCGCGCCTACGACCCCGGGCTCGCCTACGGCCAGTCCAAGACCGCCAACGTGCTCTTCGCCGTCGAGCTCACCCGCCGGTGGGCGGCCGACGGGATCACCGCGAACGCGCTCATGCCCGGCGGCATCTGGACCGGGCTGCAGAAGCACTGGGACCCGCAGGTGATCGAGGAGCTGTCGGTGACCGCGGCGTCGATCATGAAGACCCCGGAGCAGGGCGCGGCGACCTCGGTGCTGCTGGCCGCGTCCCCGGAGCTGGCGGGAGTCGGGGGGCGGTATTTCGAGGACTGCCACGAGGCCGAGGTCGTGGACGAGATCCAGGACGGCATCCACGGCGTGCGGGCGTACGCGCTGGACCCCGAGGCCGCCGAGCGGCTGTGGGACGTCTCGCTGGCGCTGCTGGAGAAGGCCGGATGGGACATCCGCGGCTGA
- a CDS encoding patatin-like phospholipase family protein, which yields MSGSERPDRTLSRRALVLGTGGSLGYAWTVAALSTWQQHTGLDVRDADVIIGTSAGSIVASALASGVAVDDLVAHLLEPREHPPSGTRPRRRGARGGLPPLPRVGPGSVRLLREVARHPRRFPPFAVASALLPIGRADTTGVIRLVSSFAPETWPAPPTAPELRIVATDYDSGARVPFGRQGAPPASCAEAASASCAVPGWFSPVRIGGRRYVDGGVCSATSADLLLGSDMPALDEALVLVPLARRGRAHLTGVGAAADGLFRGMVGARSAREIARLREAGLTVTSHAPGPEERAVMGWNVMDARRQADVVRTALRTTAQWWSRKDRDT from the coding sequence GTGAGCGGGAGCGAGCGCCCCGACCGGACGCTCTCGCGCCGGGCGCTCGTCCTCGGCACCGGCGGTTCGCTGGGCTACGCCTGGACGGTGGCCGCGCTGTCGACCTGGCAGCAGCACACCGGCCTCGACGTGCGCGACGCCGACGTGATCATCGGGACGTCCGCCGGGTCGATCGTCGCCTCGGCGCTCGCCAGCGGGGTCGCCGTCGACGACCTGGTGGCCCACCTGCTCGAGCCGCGGGAGCACCCGCCGTCGGGAACGCGACCGAGGCGCCGGGGAGCGCGGGGCGGGCTCCCGCCGCTGCCGCGGGTCGGGCCGGGTTCGGTGCGGCTGCTGCGTGAGGTCGCCCGGCACCCGCGACGCTTCCCGCCGTTCGCGGTCGCCTCGGCCCTGCTGCCGATCGGCCGGGCGGACACCACCGGGGTGATCCGGCTCGTCTCCTCCTTCGCCCCCGAGACGTGGCCCGCACCCCCGACGGCCCCCGAGCTGCGGATCGTCGCCACCGACTACGACAGCGGCGCCCGGGTGCCGTTCGGACGCCAGGGTGCGCCCCCCGCGTCGTGCGCGGAGGCCGCGAGTGCCTCGTGCGCGGTGCCGGGCTGGTTCTCCCCGGTGCGCATCGGGGGACGCCGCTACGTCGACGGCGGGGTGTGCTCGGCGACCTCGGCGGACCTGCTGCTCGGGTCGGACATGCCCGCGCTCGACGAGGCGCTCGTGCTGGTGCCGCTCGCGCGCCGCGGTCGCGCCCACCTGACGGGGGTGGGGGCTGCGGCGGACGGGTTGTTCCGTGGCATGGTCGGGGCCCGCAGCGCCCGGGAGATCGCCCGGCTCCGCGAGGCCGGCCTGACGGTCACCTCGCACGCCCCGGGGCCCGAGGAACGCGCGGTGATGGGATGGAACGTCATGGACGCCCGCCGTCAGGCGGACGTGGTGCGGACCGCGCTGCGCACGACGGCGCAGTGGTGGTCGCGGAAGGACCGGGACACGTGA
- a CDS encoding phenolic acid decarboxylase → MSDTIVGKRLVYTYANGWEYELYVKNETTVDYRIHSGLVGGRWVRDQRAYVSRLREGVHTVHWTEPTGTSVSIVADLEHRVTHGTIFFPRWVVDDPQATVCFQNDHLDEMARRRDAGPTYPIEVIDEPSEITLLEDPGPDDESVISEPPAGGEPRRS, encoded by the coding sequence GTGAGCGACACGATCGTGGGCAAGCGGCTGGTCTACACCTACGCCAACGGCTGGGAGTACGAGCTGTACGTCAAGAACGAGACCACCGTCGACTACCGCATCCACTCCGGGCTGGTCGGCGGCCGCTGGGTGCGCGACCAGCGCGCGTACGTGTCGCGGCTCCGCGAGGGCGTCCACACCGTGCACTGGACCGAGCCGACCGGCACGAGCGTGTCGATCGTGGCCGACCTGGAGCACCGGGTCACCCACGGCACGATCTTCTTCCCGCGCTGGGTGGTCGACGACCCGCAGGCCACGGTCTGCTTCCAGAACGACCACCTCGACGAGATGGCGCGCCGGCGCGACGCCGGGCCCACCTATCCCATCGAGGTGATCGACGAGCCCAGCGAGATCACGCTGCTCGAGGACCCGGGTCCCGACGACGAGTCGGTCATCTCCGAGCCCCCGGCCGGCGGGGAGCCTCGCCGGTCATGA
- a CDS encoding DUF6912 family protein, whose protein sequence is MRIYIPTTVGGLRRLLADGHVQPLSGTAFALTPGLRESYLAGDEEELEYVAMTEAARASLRLLATELAADPETPARRAVVAADVDDVTLRPDLDAAVVRVAGPIPSGKLAAIHLDLVDAEDAVRRAAAVIDAADLGDEDAELALGDAEDHDLAWYGVQELPFLLELDVPDGG, encoded by the coding sequence GTGAGGATCTACATCCCGACCACGGTCGGCGGACTGCGGCGGCTGCTGGCCGACGGGCACGTCCAGCCGCTCTCGGGCACCGCGTTCGCGCTGACCCCGGGGCTGCGCGAGTCCTACCTCGCGGGCGACGAGGAGGAGCTGGAGTACGTCGCGATGACCGAGGCCGCCCGCGCCTCGCTGCGGCTGCTCGCCACCGAGCTCGCGGCGGACCCGGAGACCCCCGCCCGCCGGGCGGTGGTCGCCGCGGACGTCGACGACGTGACGCTGCGCCCGGACCTCGACGCGGCCGTCGTCCGGGTCGCGGGCCCGATCCCGAGCGGGAAGCTCGCCGCGATCCACCTCGACCTCGTCGACGCCGAGGACGCCGTCCGGCGCGCCGCGGCGGTCATCGACGCGGCCGACCTCGGCGACGAGGACGCCGAGCTCGCGCTCGGGGACGCCGAGGACCACGACCTCGCCTGGTACGGCGTCCAGGAACTCCCGTTCCTGCTGGAGCTGGACGTTCCCGACGGCGGGTGA
- a CDS encoding FAD-binding domain-containing protein, translating into MQLPVPDTGPDAAVDFVSQHLGDLTCDTPAASGAFRGGQTAADIALDALDVGNYARRRNDVWPPERRGASRMSPYIRHGLLPLPTLWEHVADAPQRDRTKYRDELAWQEYARHVYARIGPALGDDLRARPPRPPETWDDPWPRDMNCMDVNLTELHGDGWLVNQCRMWLSSQWTVRAGALWRDGEDAFFTHLLDGSRAANRLGWQWTVGTGTGKAYGFSRNQVEKRAPKLCAECALNADCPVQDWPPEQRTTRIEPPESLRSDPDPESTGGPSSSPEDGDVEAVWLTAESLGDDDPALAAHPDAPAVFVFDEPLLARLRLSGKRLVFLTETLSDLATRRPVELYRGRVPEELSGRRVAVTFAPVPGFRRRSAAVDPVEVHPWPWLFRPRGGRLQSYTAWRKGMPQRPDGVG; encoded by the coding sequence GTGCAGCTGCCCGTCCCGGACACCGGACCCGACGCCGCCGTCGACTTCGTCTCCCAGCACCTCGGGGACCTGACCTGCGACACCCCGGCCGCGTCGGGCGCGTTCCGGGGCGGGCAGACGGCGGCGGACATCGCGCTCGACGCGCTCGACGTCGGGAACTACGCCCGCCGGCGCAACGACGTCTGGCCGCCGGAGCGCCGCGGCGCCTCCCGGATGTCGCCGTACATCCGCCACGGGCTGCTGCCGCTGCCCACGCTGTGGGAGCACGTCGCCGACGCCCCGCAGCGCGACCGCACGAAGTACCGCGACGAGCTCGCCTGGCAGGAGTACGCCCGCCACGTCTACGCCCGGATCGGCCCGGCCCTGGGTGACGACCTGCGCGCCCGCCCGCCGCGCCCGCCCGAGACCTGGGACGACCCCTGGCCCCGGGACATGAACTGCATGGACGTCAACCTCACCGAGCTGCACGGCGACGGGTGGCTGGTCAACCAGTGCCGGATGTGGCTCTCCAGCCAGTGGACGGTGCGGGCCGGGGCGCTGTGGCGCGACGGCGAGGACGCGTTCTTCACCCATCTGCTCGACGGGTCCCGGGCCGCGAACCGGCTCGGCTGGCAGTGGACGGTCGGCACCGGGACCGGCAAGGCGTACGGCTTCTCCCGCAACCAGGTGGAGAAGCGGGCCCCGAAGCTGTGCGCGGAGTGCGCCCTGAACGCCGACTGTCCGGTGCAGGACTGGCCGCCCGAGCAGCGCACGACGCGGATCGAGCCGCCGGAGTCGCTCCGCTCGGACCCCGACCCGGAGTCGACCGGCGGCCCCTCGTCGTCCCCCGAGGACGGCGACGTCGAGGCGGTGTGGCTGACCGCGGAGTCGCTCGGGGACGACGACCCGGCCCTGGCCGCCCACCCCGACGCCCCCGCGGTCTTCGTGTTCGACGAGCCGCTGCTCGCCCGCCTGCGCCTGTCCGGCAAGCGACTGGTCTTCCTGACGGAGACGCTGTCCGACCTGGCCACGCGGCGTCCGGTCGAGCTGTACCGCGGTCGCGTGCCCGAGGAGCTGTCCGGACGACGGGTCGCGGTCACCTTCGCCCCCGTCCCGGGCTTCCGACGCCGGTCGGCGGCCGTCGACCCGGTCGAGGTGCACCCGTGGCCGTGGCTCTTCCGCCCCCGCGGCGGGCGGCTGCAGAGCTACACCGCCTGGCGCAAGGGGATGCCCCAGCGGCCGGACGGGGTCGGCTGA